A region from the Onthophagus taurus isolate NC chromosome 8, IU_Otau_3.0, whole genome shotgun sequence genome encodes:
- the LOC111419815 gene encoding DNA-directed RNA polymerase III subunit RPC4 — protein sequence MEHHRLTSLTMKRDLSLGASKPKKIYKPNLNVVRNKDKSKEMIKLVQEQVKQKRDRHANRQNFRKEQPKNIQVSGVFSQGFGSGERRQTSGFERRDYTRDVDTQSETPKIKKKWTWENTDDEKMDYDPLVNKDDDTSEEEGEYQPIRLPLHANNESFLKSYRNKSAQILNGVKLKSENELKCSTDTSQVNSLFNLGKYQIYDDEHPSLSLIKMPNSLSGKGFDENDKKVDYNLSHMNEGQIGTIKLRQSGKVEVNIGNMVYLMESIGENSFKEELVYVPENLKLSFGQDVSTLGNINDKYMLLPSWKNLFEQKSTQKIVTGKNVIKKELL from the exons ATGGAACATCACAGACTTACTTCGTTAACCATGAAACGGGATTTAAGCCTTGGCGCGAGtaaaccaaagaaaatatataaaccCAATTTAAATGTGGTCCgaaataaagataaatcaaAAGA GATGATCAAGTTAGTTCAAGAACAAGTCAAACAAAAACGAGATCGACACGCTAATAGGCAAAACTTTCGCAAAGAACAACCAAAAAATATTCAAGTATCAGGGGTGTTTTCTCAAGGTTTTGGGTCTGGGGAGCGACGCCAAACAAGTGGGTTTGAACGAAGAGATTACACTAGAGATGTTGATACTCAATCAGAGACaccaaaaattaagaaaaaatggacTTGGGAG AACACAGATGATGAGAAAATGGATTATGATCCCCTTGTTAATAAAGATGATGACACATCTGAAGAAGAAGGCGAATATCAACCTATTAGATTACCTCTACATGCTAATAATG aaagttttttaaaatcgtaTCGCAATaaatcagcacaaatattaaacggtgttaaattaaaatccgaaaatgaattaaaatgttCTACGGATACTTCTCAAGTAAATAGTCTATTTAATTTaggaaaatatcaaatttacgATGACGAACATCCGTCTTTATCGCTAATAAAG ATGCCAAATTCATTGTCTGGTAAAGGTTTCGACGAAAACGATAAAAAAGTTGATTATAATTTATCGCATATGAATGAAGGGCAAATAGGAACGATAAAACTCCGACAATCCGGGAAAGTTGAGGTAAATATTGGAAATATGGTTTACTTGATGGAATCGATCGGAGAAAATAGCTTCAAAGag gaGCTTGTTTATGTTcctgaaaatttaaaattatcttttggTCAAGATGTTTCAACGTTAGGCaatattaatgataagtaCATGTTATTACCTTCttggaaaaatttattcgaacaGAAATCTACACAAAAAATAGTTACAGggaaaaatgttatcaaaaaggAACTGTTATAA